The nucleotide window ACCATTAAAATCGCCAGCTCGGCAACAGTCCTGAGTACATCCGACCCCGTCCGTGTATATGAAGACTTTGCAACGTTGGATCTGATTTCAAATGGACGTGCGGAGATTGTAGCAGGACGTGGCTCACGTCTAGGTGCCTATGAATTATTAGGTTTTGATGTGAGTAACTATGAAGAATTATTTGAAGAGAAATTGGCTTTACTGCTGAAAATTAACGAAGAAGAGCATGTTACATGGCAAGGGGAATTCCGTGCACCTCTACATCATGCCGAAATCATCCCTCAACCACTACATGGGAAAATGCCGATATGGCGTGCAGTAGGAGGACCTCCAGCAAGTGCGATTAAATCAGGTTTAGCAGGTGTACCCATGATGCTAACCACACTTGGTGGACCGTCAAGAGCATTTAAAACTGCTGTGGATGCCTACCGTGAAGCTGCACGAAGCGCAGGCTTTGATCCTGCAGGATTACCCATCTCCACAACGAGTCTCATGTACGTAGCCGAAGATAGCCAAACAGCCTTACGCGAATATTACCCACATATTAATAACGCTACGGTTCAATTAAGAGGCAGTGGTTACCCTGAGCAACAATTCTTGGCTGCTACCGATTATCGAGATGCACTCATGGTGGGCTCTCCTCAACAAATTATTGAAAAAATGTTGTATCAACACGAGATGTATGGTCAACAACGATTCTTAGCCGAGATCGATGCAGGTGGCGTCAGCATGGATCAGATTAAGAAGAATATTGAACTACTAGCAACAATCATTATGCCTGCTGTTAAAAAACATACACAAACATGACGAATAAAGTGATTGCTAACTAATTTATTGTGTGATATTATGATCCAGTAAACGTTTACATGGATAACGAATTGAATATTAGCAGTGTTTGGCTGTTACTGGTAAAGCAGGCATGACCAAAATGATCTTGCATTTTCCTTACGTGAGTAGGAGAAGGCATATCGTTTTGGTCTTTTTTATATCCAAATTCAGAAATGGGGCATAGGCATGGATTATCGCAAGTTGGGACAAGACATAACGGAATTGGTTGGGAAGAAGGATAATATCGCTCGGCTTACGCACTGCGCAACTCGACTTCGGTTCGAACTGCACGATATCTCCAAAGCGGAGACAGAAAAACTCAAAGCACTTCCAGGTGTCATTACTGTTGTGAACAATGGTGGACAATACCAGGTCGTTGTGGGCAATGAGGTGCAGCAGGTCTACCGAGTTATCACTCAGCAGATGGGTTCAGGCACTCGAAGTGCGGACTCCAGATCAGATACCGGAAAAAATAACGGACCTAAACAGAAACAGAGCTGGATTTCCAGATTCATCAGCGTGATCTCAACGACATTTACTCCGGTAATTCCGGCAATCATTGGCGCAGGTATGATCAAAGCGATATTAGCCGTACTTGTGCTGACAGGCCTCGTAACAACGGAAAGCCAAAACTATTATATCCTTAACACCATTGCGGACGCGGCGTTTTATTTCATGCCTATTCTGCTGGCTTATGGAGCTTCGATTAAGTTCGAAACAAGTCCAATTCTGGCGATGACGGTTGCGGGTGTGTTGTTACACCCGGGATGGAGCACCCTGATGGCGGAAGGAAAAGACGTATTTTTCATCGGTGTCCCAGTTCGACTAACCGATTACGCGGGCTCCGTGCTGCCGATTATTATCGTCGTTTGGCTCATGTCCTATATTGAACGTTTCGCGGATCGGGTATCACCTTCCATGATCAAATTTTTCACGAAACCGATGATTGTGCTATTGATTACAGCACCACTTGCATTGGTGGCGATCGGGCCTTTCGGAACATATCTGAATGATCTGGTTGCGATGGGTGCAGAAGCAATTAATGCCAGAGCCAGTTGGCTGATTCCTTTGTTAATGGGAACTTTACAACCATTCCTGATCGTTACAGGTACCGCATGGGCGATGACGCCGATTGCAACTAGCCAACTGACCAAAAATGGATATGAAATGATCAACGGTCCGGGTATGCTTGCGTCTAACATTGCTCAAGGTGGGGCTACGCTTGCTGTAGCATTGAAAACGAAAAACAAAAAACTGAAGCAGCTCGCTGCTTCATCCGGTTTCACTGCTGTGTTGGGTATCACGGAACCATCCTTGTACGGTGTAACGCTGAAACTGAAGAAACCCTTGATTGCCGCAATGATTGGTGGTGGCGTAGCAGGGATATACGCTGGTCTGACCGGATTAGTACGTTATGCCTTCGTTTCTCCCGGGCTTGCCGCGTTACCTGCCTTCATTGGCAGCAATCCGATGAACATCGTTCATGCCATTATCACTTGTCTGATCGCCTTTATCGTGACCTTTGCTCTGACGTGGATTATCGGTTTTGAGGATCCAGTGGATGATGATGAAGAAGGCAATGCCAACGTTAACGATGACAAGGCACTTTCCGGGCAGCCTGTTCAAGACGTACCGAGCCAAAATGAATTACGCCCACTTACAATCGCCAGCCCGATGCAAGGGGAATTAGTGCATCTGGACCGTGTACCAGACGATGTTTTCTCTTTGGGATTACTGGGTAAGGGCGCTGCCATTATTCCTGCAAAAGGAGAACTGTATGCACCGATCGCAGGTGAAGTTACGGCTTTCATGGACTCCAAACATGCAGTCAAATTAAATGGTTCCAATGGAGAAGAGGTACTTATTCATATTGGCGTAGATACCGTCAACCTGAAGGGGAGACATTTTGACTCATCCATTAAAGTAGGGGATCGGGTACAACAGGGTGACTTGTTGATCAGCTTCGATATCGACGCCATCAAGGCAGAAGGCTACGAAGTCATAACCCCGATCATTATCGCCAATTCGGATCGTTTCCCGGACATTAAGCTGGAGAAGCAGCGTTCTGTGGAGGTTGGAGCGACCATTATGCACCTTTCGTAACAACCATAATACGGGCCGTGATATATCTTGATTAAAATTAAAATGAAGGAGGGTTTGAGATGTTATATCAACACATCCAACCATTTCCCAATGAATTTCTGTGGGGAGGCTCTACCTCGGCTTATCAGGTGGAGGGAGCCTGGAACGAAGATGGCAAAGGCCTGTCCATAATTGATATGTGTGATCATCCGGCTGGAACCGCTGATTTTACAGTTGCGAGCGATCACTATCACCGATTCAGAGAAGACGTGAAGCTCTTTGCAGAGCTGGGCCTCAAAGCGTATCGTTTTTCCATTGCATGGACTCGAATCTTGCCCTCAGGCACAGGGGATGTTAATGAGAAAGGACTCCAGTTTTATCACCAATTGATTGACGAATTACTGCTCCATGGCATTGAACCGATTGTGACGATGTATCATTTCGACTTACCTTACGCGCTTGAGAAAACCGGAGGATGGAACAACCGAGAGACGATCAATGCCTTTGTCGAGTATGGGCGTATCTTGTTTGAGCAATACGGGCATAAAGTGAAATATTGGTTAACCATTAATGAGCAAAATACGATGATTCTCCATCCAGGTGCTATTGGTACACCAAAAGGTGGACGTTTGCCATCCAAAAAGGAACTGTATCAGCAAAATCATCACATGTTTGTAGCTCAAGGCAGAACGATGCGACTATTTCATGATATGCTCCCGCAAGGCAAGATCGGTCCTGCATTAAACATGACTTCCATGTACCAGGCAACCTCCAGACCAGCAGATGCAATCGCTGCACATAACTGGGAGACGATTCGTGGATGGGGTTTTCTCGACTTATCGGTGTGGGGACGGTATAATCCATTATTCTGGAGTTATTTGCTGGAACGTGGTATCGAGCCGGTTATTGAGCAGGGAGACATGGAAGACATCCAGTCGGGACGTCCCGATCTGGTAGCTATCAATTATTACTCAACGGCAACCATTGCCGCCAGTACGGGCGATGCGTCGGATGTTACAGCTCGTGCAGGGGATCAGCAAATTATGCTTGGCGAGCAGGGAGTGTACCGGGCCGCGGAGAATCCTTATACGGAAAAAACGAAATATGGCTGGGTTATTGACCCGGTTGGCCTAAGGCTGACATTACGTAAGGTATGTGAACGATATGGTCTCCCAATTTTAATTACGGAAAATGGTATAGGAGCTCCGGATGTACTGGAAGCGGATCACACGATTAACGACACGTACCGGATTGATTTTATTGAGAAACACCTGGAGCAGATCAGACTGGCTCTAACGGATGGTGTGGATGTGATCGGTTATTGCCCTTGGTCCGTTATTGACGTGGTAAGCACCCATCAGGGTTATGGGAAACGCTACGGCATGATCTATGTCAACCGCGGTGAACAGGATCTGAAAGACTTGAAGCGCTTGAAAAAGAAAAGCTTCTCGTGGTATCAGGAGGTCATTAAACAGAATGGCAGATGTATCGGAAATTCGGATCAGGCGGTCACGAAAGAATAAAGGATCGTGATGAATGCATGAAAGTAATCAAAATATTGAATAACAGCTTGCTTCTGACCAAAGATGAACAAGGACAAGAAGTGATTGTCATGGGAAAAGGCTTGGCATTCAAAGGCAAAGTCGGCGAGCGACTGGATGAAGAGCACATCCAGAAACGATTCATTTTGCAAAATAATCCGTCTGCCCAGGCTTACGTACGAACCATCGAAAACATGCCGGAATCACATGTGAATGTCATTAACAAACTGATTTCCAATGCGAAAGAAAAGCTTTCACTTGACGACCAAATCTTCTTTACGCTTATGGATCACCTGTCATTTGCCATTGAACGTTGGAAAAAAGGTGTATCATTACAGAATCGCATGTTGTGGGAGATCCAGAGGTTTCATCCGGTCGAATTCGAACTGGGCCTGGAAGCCGTCCATATGTTGAATCAAGAACTTGGCATTGAGCTTACGGAAGAGGAAGCGGGCAATATCGCCTTTCATTTCGTCAATGCCCAAACGCATGAACAGAATATGGAGCGCACGATGCAATCCGTTAAAATGTTAAAAGATATTTTTAACCTTATTCAATATAGCTTTGATATGCAATTGAACAAAAACTCCATCCATTATGTGAGACTCGTCACACACCTGCAATTTTTTATCCAGCGTTTACAAGAGGGCCGCTTGGGCAATTCGTCGAAAGATTTCATCTTTCAGCACATGGTGAAGGAGCATCCACTTGAATACAAATGCGCGGAGATGATTAAAACCTACGTGCAAAACATGCTGGATATCTCCATAGCGAACGAGGAATTATTATATTTGATGATTCACATTGCTCGAATTGTGCAGGAAGAGCAAGGTGACGAGGGACAATTATAGCGTTGATATGTTTGCGAATATAAAATTACGAAATGATCATGTAGCTACGACCGTTCTCTGGTACTTCACCGGAGAACGGTCGTTTGGTTTTTCAATTTACAACTTCCCTATGAGTCTAACTAGTTCAGATATTTCTTGCGAAACTGGAGGGGAGATATTCCAACACTTCGCTTGAAGCAGGTAGAAAAGTAAGGAGCATATTGAAAGCCTACTTCTGCCGCTATACGATCTATTGACCATTCCGTGGAGACTAGAAGCTGCTTGGCCCGCTCAATCCTGAATTGTAGTAAGTAATGAACAGGTGTAACACCATATTTCATTTTCATACAGCGAACGATGTAGCTAGGGTGGAAGTGTAGTGCCGACGAGAGTGTTTCATTGGTGATCTCTTCTTGGTAGTGTTGCTGGATGAAAACAGCTACTTTCTCGGCAAGCCGTGAAGCAGGCGTTTTGGCCATATCGGAGATGCCATTTTCGAGTATAGCCAGAAAACGGAACAGCAATTGTTGCTTCTCCCAGAAGGAATCACCTACCGGCAGTTCCAAGAGCTGTTGCATTAGATCAAATGCGAGCTGGGGACTTAGTACCGTTGATTTCTTAGGTACTCGTATTGATTTTGGCTTATCGAATGGCGATAACGGAAGTACCGCTTCCGATTCTTCTATTAAGGGACTCTGATGCCAGTTCCCATGCTCAAAATGAACCCAGTAAAACGTTGTTTCCTGTTCACAGGGCTTGAATGAGTAATGCTCACCTTCAGGCAGTAATACCAGTGCATCACCTATGCCAAGTGTCCATTCCGTCCCGTTCTCACCGATGTGTAGTTCCCCATCAACCACGAGCAATACATCAAATAGGCCGAAATTTCTTCGATTAGGATGACGGTCGCCTACACGGAACGTTGAACGGCCAGATTCCCAGTAATATGGAAGAGGTGGGGTTTGTAACGCAACAATTAATTCTTCATTCAATGAATTGTCCTCATTTTTTAGTGTCATTTTGTATAGAAAAAAGCTCATTCCATTACTATTCTCACTTTAAGAAAAAGCATATACTCGACTTTGGAAAGAGTCAAATTTTATACTTTTGAGGTGTGTTTAATGGGACAAAACCAGATCCAAATTCATGACCAATTTTGGAATGCGTATACCAATCTTGTACGAGAAACGGTTATTCCCTATCAATGGGAAGCTCTGAACGATAGGGTAGAGGACGCTGAGCCTAGTCATGCCATTCGAAATTTCCGTATTGCCGCTGGCTTGGAGCAAGGAGAGTTTGGCGGGTGGGTATTTCAGGACAGTGATCTCTACAAGTGGTTGGAGGCCGTTGCTTATTCGCTCCGTCATCATCCAGATCAGAGGTTAGAGAAGATCGCCGATGAATCTATCGAATTGATTGGCCAAGCCCAACATGACGATGGTTATCTGAATACCTACTTCACGATCCAGGAACCTGGAAAGCAATGGACCAATCTTTACGAAGCTCATGAGCTGTATTGTGCAGGCCATTTAATTGAAGCAGCGGTTGCTTATTATCAGGCGACAGGCAAGCGTAAATTGCTAGATATCTCTTGCCGATTCGCTGATCTGATTGATCGTATGTTTGGAACCAATCCGGGACAAATAAGGGCCTACTGTGGTCATCAGGAGATTGAATTGGCTCTGGTTAAGCTATACGGGACTACGGGAGAAGAGCGTTATTTGAACCTTAGCCGATACTTTATAGATGAACGGGGAAAGCAGCCCAACTATTTTATCGAGGAATGGGAACGCGGAAGCCGGACAAACATCTGGTCCCAGGGAGCGCCTAATCTTGAGGTCTATCAATCTCATCTACCTGTTCGTGAGCAAAAGGTAGCTGTTGGGCACTCCGTTCGGGCAGTTTACATGTACACGGCGATGGCTGATCTTGCGCGACTAACAGGTGACGAAGAGCTGAAGGAGGCCTGTGAACGGCTCTGGTCGAACACAACAGGCAAACAAATGTATATTACCGGAGGTATTGGTTCAACACATCTCGGGGAAGCCTTTACGTTCGACTATGATCTTCCGAATGATTCCGTTTACTCGGAGACCTGCGCTTCGATTGGTTTGATTTTCTGGGCACGTCGCATGCTTCAATTGGAAGTTAAGAGCGAATATGCGGATGTGTTGGAGAGAGCGCTGTACAACAATGTGCTGGGCAGCATGTCTATGGATGGGAAACACTTCTTCTATGTCAATCCACTTGAGGTATGGCCAGAAGCAAGTCTCAAAAATCCAGATAAACATCACGTAAAGCCCGTCCGACAGAAATGGTTTGGCTGCTCCTGTTGTCCTCCCAATGTTGCACGGTTGCTAGGTTCGTTAGACGATTATATTTACGACGTGTCTGAGGATGGCAGAACGATCTATACCCATTTGTATATTGGAAGTCAAGCCTCGTTCGAGCTTGCCGACACTACAATAACATTGCATCAACGCTCCGAGCTTCCCTGGAACGGTCGCGTTGAATTCGCGGTTCAGCTTCCCAAAGATAGCGAATTTGCCGAGTTCGAGCTTGCGCTGCGTATACCAGATTGGTTCCAAAACGGACAGCCCACCTTGAAAGTAAATGGTGAACAGCGAGATATTCATGTTGAGAACGGTTACGCTAAAATAAAACGCAGCTGGTCAGATGGTAATACAGTGGAGTGGCTGCTTCCGATCGAGCCGAAGTTAGTTGCCGCACATCCTTTAGTTCGGGCAGATGCAGGCAAGGTAGCCATTCAACGCGGACCGCTTGTTTATTGCGTAGAAGAAGCAGACAACGGGGCACCGCTCACTTCGCTCGCGTTGGCTTCGGAGCCACAATTAACCGCGTATGCTGATCCAGATTTGCTAGGTGGTTGTGTCGTGGTAGAAGGGGACGGTCTCGTGACTGACGACAGCGATTTATGGTCAGATGAGAAGCCTTACCGTTCTTATATTAAGCAAAAAAAGGAAGTACGTTTTAAGGCCATTCCCTATTATCTGTGGGGCAATCGCCTGGCTGGTGAAATGAGCGTGTGGCTGCGTTATTAAAGAGGAAGTAAGGACGCACTTGAGTCTTTCTTTGCTTACTCTTCGTAAAGAGTATATTAGAAAAACGAAGGCGGTTAATCCACCTTCGTTTTTTTCTGTTTTCATGACACTACCTAACGATTAACCGTTGTTGTGCGCTGCCAGAAACTGTTTGATACGCATTGGATTTTGACCTGTGAGTTCTTTGAAATCCTGAGTTACCAGCTCATATTCACCTTTAGCTGAAGCCGCATCAAAAGAAGCGAGAGCTTCCGCTTAACTCTCCAATATGTTTGATGAAACGCTCGAACGAATTAAATTCGCTCGATTTTTACGTTTACGAATGATGCCTTCCAACAGAGGTTGTTCAAAAATGAATGGATCATGTAAAGTTTTCAACAAAAAACAGCTCCCATATAATTAATTATTATAAATGTAATATTCCCTTGGCTTTAACATTTAACAAAATGATACAACACCCCTCCTGACAACAGCATGTCAGTAGCATTTCACTCGATTATCTTAATTAAATCCAGGGTGGAGCAGAAGGGAGGATATTAGCATATTAATCCATACGAAATGAGAAATCTCCTGAGGCAGATACAACTATAAAGCCACATTTATCCATATGTATAACTATCTATTCGGTGACGAAATGAGAACCTCTTCTTAATTAGTAGACACGACTAATAAGAAGAGGGAATTTTGAGCGGTTATCATTTTCGTTCAACTAACTTTAGTTGCTGTTTACTTTTTTTCGTATTCTCAGACTAAGCAATGCTCCTATAGCAGCAATACAGGCAGCCAGCACAAAGGTATCTCCAAATGCTCCAATACTAAACAATTCCACTTGGTTGTTATCTGAATCATATACGCTAGATCGATACGTTAGGAAGCTCGTTAATCCTGCAATAGCAAAAGAAATCACAATGCTGGATGCTGCAGAAGTTAAGGGTGTGACTCTGCTAATGAGTGAAGACGGTGCAGATTGAAGGATAAAAGTATTCAGGGACATCATGCATAATCCCATGCCCATCCCTAATAGTGCTATGGAGAAAACAACGAATGGTAACGAGGAGTCCATATCCAGATTAGATAAGTTAAGCAATGCGATGGCAATAATAGACAGTCCCGAAAAAGCTAAAGGACGAATTCCCAAATAATCATATATTTTTCCACCGATGGGCATGAGGACTCCTGAAGTAATAGCCATCACACTCATAATTAACCCTGTTGTGAGAGGGCCATATCCTTTGAATAATTGTAAATATTGCGGAATAAAAACTAATGAGCCGTTCAGAGCCATGTATTGTATCCAGCTCACCGTAATTCCTTTCCTAAAGTCAGCAGAAGAAAATGCACGCAGTTCCAATAGGGGATGCTTATGTTTTAGCTCGTTGATAATAAAGAGGGTCAGTACTATTCCTCCACCAATCAAAGCAGTTAATCCCATAGTATTCATTCGCAGACCATCACTAATATGGGTAATACCATAGGTGATACTAACAAATGACAAGGGGCCTAATATCATACCTGGAATATCCAAAGCCAGGGTTTCTTTTTTTTCTGTGACGGGTAAAAATTTAATTCCTAACACGAGAGCAAGTATCCCGATTGGAACATTAATAAGGAAAATCCAATGCCACGTTACAAATTCAACCAGCCATCCCGATATAACTGGACCACTAGCGGGAGCCAATAACATAGGAATACCGAGCAAACCCATAACCTGACCTTTTTTTCCCTCCGGAGCGATTCGAAATACCATGGCCATCCCGATGGGCTGCACCATTCCTCCTGCCAAACCCTGAATGACTCTAAACGCAATCAATTGTTCTGCCGTCTGAGCAAACGAGCAAAGTAGTGAGCTGAGAGAAAATAAAACAACGGTGATCAAAAAGGCTTTTGAAGCGCCAAGCCGATCCGAGATCCAGCCAGCGAGCGGGATCGTTGCTGACATAGCTAACATATAACCCGTTATTGTCCATTGTAATGTTGCAAACGTGGTCTCTAAGTCATGCGTTAATTTGGGAATCGCTACATTCATGGCTGTACTGTCCAGCATAACCATCATCATACCTAGAACAATAGCTATCAATGGACGAATCAATGCCCCTAATCTAATTTCTGAATCCAAACTCAACGTATCTTTACTCATCATTTTTCTCCATTCCCACATGGTGTTGATCTTCATAATTGATTATTGATCACGTCGATCATTATAATAAAAGAAGGTAGCAACTCAATGATCATTCATTCACCCTGTGTTCATTAATCAACATAAACCGGGGAGATGATCAGTAAATGACAGAGGAATTTTTGAAAGGGAAATGAATATATGGATATAAACGAGGATAAACGTATTATTCGGACGAAACAGATTCTTAGATCCGTTTTTATAGAACTCGCCACGGAAAAGGGATTAGCGAATGTAACCGTAAAAGAGTTGACGGAGCGAGCAGGGCTAAATCGGGGAACGTTCTATCTACATTACAAGGACATCTATGATTTTTGTGAACAATATACTAACGATATCTTACATGGCTATAAAAAAGTCATCATGAAACTCAGTTTTCTACGCAACACGCAGGGACCCTTTATTGAACCTCCTTATGCTTATATCAAACCCTTTGATTACGTGATTGAGAATAAAGAATTTTTCAAGTTCTTTATGGGACCACATGGCGATCCTGCTTTTGCGGTAAAATTAAGGGAACTGCTGAGAAAGCAGCTGCATCAGTCATTTCAGGCGAGACACGGTCAGTTCGTTGAAATTTCGACAAAACAACAATACGTATTTTCCTATATCTCTTCTGCCTATGTCGGCACTCTGGAATTTTGGATATCGCAAGGAATGGATTTATCATCTAAAAATATTGCTGTTCTTTTCTCTGAAATATCACAATTAGGTTCGTCCAGTTTGGCGTGATCTGCTTCAAGAATCGTGTTTGATGTAACTGAACAAACAAAACGATTTAAGCTGCGACCGTTTCTCGGTATTCTACTGGGGAACGGTCGTTTTATTTATTTCGAGTCAATCGATGATAACTATGTAAAGGTCATGAATGCATGAATTGTAGAATATTGGTCATTCTACTTGAAAACAGTATGTGATGTAAGGAGATCTGATCAGGTGATGTGGAAACAAATACTGGATCATATACCTGACTGGAGTGCCTGGGCGGGCACCGTATGCCTAACGTTAGTACCTTTTCTCATTATGGGCCTGTTTCGCCAGATCAAGCTTATGGATGCGCGGCTGGGCCAACGAAAGCAGAGAATGGAGAGTCCTCCCGCTGAAGAAGAACAGTCGGGTGACCCTAGTCCTGTTCCAACGGTTCCAGATGATAAAGCCTTGTTATACACAGATGAACTTGTGACCAACATGAATCGCTTCAAACAGGTTGCGCTGGATATGGATGATATTAATGAACGAACATTTTATCTAAGTAACCTGGATTGTCATGCTGTCTTGTATTTTGTCGATGGTTTAACCGATAAGATGGCGCTGGATCATAACGTGTTGAAACCAATGTTGGAGTGGGGAAACACGCCACTTGAGAACGGGAAGTTCACTCCCGAACAGCTGGTACATTTACTGGATCAGCAGCTGTTGCTGGTATCTGAAACAGAATTTGTGAAGGAGGTCACTCCGAGTTTGCGCAAGGTCCTGTTTGGCTCCGTAATCCTTTTGCTGGATGGGGTTCAAGGGGCGCTAATTCTGGGAACGCCAAAGGGGAAATCTAGATCGATCGAGGAGCCGGTATCGGAATCAGTTCTTCGGGGGCCAAGGATTGGCTTCACGGAAGTGCTTAGTGACAATACAGCCATGCTACGCAGACATGGGGAAACGAATGAACTTGCAATGGTGTCGTATAAAGTGGGGAGTCGAGTCGAGAAGCAACTCATGATCGTCTATTTTCGGGATATTGCTAATCATGAACTGGTCGACGAAGTCAAACGGCGTGTGCGCGCAATTGATGTAGATGAAGTACTGGAGTCCGGTTATGTGGAGCAGTTAATTGAAGATAATT belongs to Paenibacillus sp. FSL H8-0079 and includes:
- a CDS encoding spore germination protein, producing the protein MWKQILDHIPDWSAWAGTVCLTLVPFLIMGLFRQIKLMDARLGQRKQRMESPPAEEEQSGDPSPVPTVPDDKALLYTDELVTNMNRFKQVALDMDDINERTFYLSNLDCHAVLYFVDGLTDKMALDHNVLKPMLEWGNTPLENGKFTPEQLVHLLDQQLLLVSETEFVKEVTPSLRKVLFGSVILLLDGVQGALILGTPKGKSRSIEEPVSESVLRGPRIGFTEVLSDNTAMLRRHGETNELAMVSYKVGSRVEKQLMIVYFRDIANHELVDEVKRRVRAIDVDEVLESGYVEQLIEDNFLSPFAQIQNTERPDRVMGALLEGRVAILLDGSPYALLMPVTYAMMLQSPEDYYERWIPSSFIRFLRFVATLISLFAPAIYISFISFHPGLIPTNLVISIIGTRQGVPFSTLIEALIMELAIEILREAGLRLPKPIGPAMGIVGGLIVGQAAVDAGIVSPILVIVVAVTAISSFATPMYSAGIAMRLLRFPIMFTAAMFGLYGVIMAFLFLVIHMFKLKSFGIPYVGMAAPPSIKEWKDYLIRAPLQFMRQRPGLLQTKDRKRKS
- a CDS encoding TetR/AcrR family transcriptional regulator; this translates as MDINEDKRIIRTKQILRSVFIELATEKGLANVTVKELTERAGLNRGTFYLHYKDIYDFCEQYTNDILHGYKKVIMKLSFLRNTQGPFIEPPYAYIKPFDYVIENKEFFKFFMGPHGDPAFAVKLRELLRKQLHQSFQARHGQFVEISTKQQYVFSYISSAYVGTLEFWISQGMDLSSKNIAVLFSEISQLGSSSLA